In the Oscillospiraceae bacterium genome, GGTGTACAGGATCTGACCTGCCAGATTTACGAGGGTGCCCGCCACGAACTACACAACGAAACCAACCGTCAGGAGGTATTCGATTACGTCCTGACCTGGATCGAATGCCATATTTAAATTCATTTTATATCGCATTATCGAGAATCCTCGGCTTATACCGGGGATTTTTTATTTTACCTATTGACAATGCTATACCTCGCGTGTATTATTGTATTAGATGCTTAGCACAAACATACAGGAGGCAACCAACATGAATTGGAACATAACCGCCGGGCGGCCAGTGTATGTCCAGCTGATCGAACAGCTGGAGCTGGCGCTGGTAGCGGGGGAATTCCCGCCAGGCAGCCGCATCCCGCCTGTGCGGGAACTGGCCGCCGATGCAGGCGTAAACCCCAACACGATGCAGCGTGCCTTGCAAGATTTGGAAAGTCGAGGCCTGCTGCAGGCGCAGCGCACCGCCGGGCGTACCGTCACAGCCAACGATACCGTATTGCAAGCTCTGCGCCGCAAACGCGCTGTCACCCTAGCCCGGGATTTTCTGCAGCAAATGCACGCCCTGGGCATGACCGCAGCAGAGGTCGAGACCCTGCTGCGGGAAACCGAAACATCAGAAAAGGAGTAACACAATGGAACCTGTATATGAAGTCCACGGCCTGTGCAAATACTATGGCAAAAAGGCCGCGCTGGATGGCGTGGATTTTACCGTAGTGCCGGGTAAATTG is a window encoding:
- a CDS encoding GntR family transcriptional regulator, whose product is MNWNITAGRPVYVQLIEQLELALVAGEFPPGSRIPPVRELAADAGVNPNTMQRALQDLESRGLLQAQRTAGRTVTANDTVLQALRRKRAVTLARDFLQQMHALGMTAAEVETLLRETETSEKE